The Quercus robur chromosome 7, dhQueRobu3.1, whole genome shotgun sequence genome has a segment encoding these proteins:
- the LOC126692917 gene encoding protein PHOTOPERIOD-INDEPENDENT EARLY FLOWERING 1 isoform X3 — translation MCQASDLSKDAGKSSKDAGKSAKDHMLYDFSDEQEDGDFVLAAGEEKDDEATLSEEEELAKEDSIHPMDEIALLQKESEIPVEELLARYKKGFNDDEVTDDESDYASALSDNLMDSPAHEGIQLTQQATSMDKDVETGECQSVAYSLAEVQQAGSHEKTEEERESENRIADAAAAARSAQPTGNTFSTTNVRTKFPFLVKHPLREYQHIGLDWLVTMYEKRLNGILADEMGLGKTIMTIALLAHLACEKGIWGPHLIVVPTSVMLNWETEFLKWCPAFKILTYFGSAKERKYKRQGWLKPNSFHVCITTYRLVIQDSKVFKRKKWKYLILDEAHLIKNWKSQRWQTLLNFNSKRRILLTGTPLQNDLMELWSLMHFLMPHIFQSHQEFKDWFSNPISGMVEGQEKVNKEVVDRLHNVLRPFILRRLKRDVEKQLPMKHEHVIYCRLSKRQRNLYEDFIASSETQATLASANFFGMISVIMQLRKVCNHPDLFEGRPIVSSFDMSGLDIQLSTSVCSMPSPCPFYNVDLKGLGFLFTHLDFNLNSWESDEVKAIATPSSLIKECTDLCNLEEIGPGYRHRKRLHGTNIFEDIRKAIIEERLREAKERASAIAWWNSLRCEKKPMFSTTLREILTVKHPVYDIHLQKANPLSYMYSSKLADIVLSPVERFQRMLDLVESFMFAIPAARAPPPVCWCSKSVTSVFLHPTYKQKCSEMLSPLLSPIRPAIVRRQVYFPDRRLIQFDCGKLQELAILLRKLKSEGHRALIFTQMTKMLDLLEAFINLYGYTYMRLDGSTQPEERQTLMQRFNTNPKFFLFILSTRSGGVGINLVGADTVIFYDSDWNPAMDQQAQDRCHRIGQTREVHIYRLISESTIEENILKKANQKRALDDLVIQSGGYNTEFFKKLDPMELFSGHRALPIKNLQKEKINNNGNEVSVSNADVEAALKFAEDEADYMALKKLEQEEAVENQEFTEEAIGRMEEDEYVNEDDLKVDEPVDQGGWITTANKETRVILAGNNPNEERAPAIASKEDDVDMLADVKQMAAAAAAAGQEISSFENQLRPIDRYAIRFLELWDPIIDKAAVESQARFEETEWELDRIERYKEEMEAEIDEDEEPLVYERWDADFATEAYRQQVEALAQHQLMEELECEAKEKEDAEDDKCDSMNRNEKQSDPKPKSKKKPKKAKYKSLKKGSLASELKPAKEELATDRMSIDDENISHEVVTSSENFSSVQKKRKKAETTLDYEQGKTSKKKSKKLKKTPPEICPLDLDSNLSGMQHDEPMDPKPCESVVDVEQKSTSRSRMGGKVSITTMPVKRVLMIKPEKLKKANIWSRDCVPSPDSWLPQEDAILCAMVHEYGPQWSLVSETLYGMTAGGFYRGRYRHPVHCCERFRELIQRYVLAAPDNPSNEKVSNAGSGKALLKVTEDNIRLLLDVAAEQPDRELLLQKHFTALLSSVWKVKSRVDLTPSRSSSQNGLYRSLTWKSMQEPPEKLKFTNLGESSRMLKRALLDVSLSEDTVSPSNLGRETSSVTEQLVINLEFPKELEDSMVPLPSSISLSISGADPPPSVSKASGEDHHFKASQNVAENRFRAAARACVEDSVGWVSSVFPTNDVRNRSVSKLPSLGKHKLSISDSMKPSKSRFKRSSMEHTEMPHLIAEPVLEPLPAAAPKDPDLSFDLTQPIIPDVGIDVVGSNLTDGTDMEHSMEMESYEEVPHCYVPDLISGLDDCPLLPEFTDIG, via the exons ATGTGTCAAGCTAGTGATCTGTCAAAAGATGCTGGGAAGTCTTCAAAAGATGCTGGGAAGTCTGCCAAAGATCATATGCTATATGATTTTAGTGATGAACAG GAAGATGGTGACTTTGTTCTTGCTGCTGGCGAAGAGAAG GATGATGAGGCAACCTTGTCAGAGGAGGAGGAACTGGCAAAAGAAGATTCAATCCACCCCATGGATGAG ATTGCATTACTGCAGAAGGAGAGTGAAATACCTGTAGAAGAATTGCTTGCAAGGTATAAAAAG GGCTTCAATGACGATGAAGTTACAGACGATGAATCCGACTATGCGTCTGCTTTATCAGACAATCTCATGGATTCTCCAGCCCATGAAGGCATTCAGCTTACACAGCAAGCTACTTCTATGGACAAAGATGTTGAAACTGGTGAATGCCAGTCAGTTGCATATTCTCTGGCAGAAGTACAGCAAGCAGGATCCCATGAAAAAACAGAGGAGGAGAGGGAAAGTGAGAATAGAATTGCTGATGCAGCAGCGGCTGCAAGATCAGCACAGCCAACGGGAAACACCTTCTCCACAACCAATGTGCGTACTAAGTTCCCATTTCTTGTGAAGCATCCTCTTCGTGAGTATCAACATATCGGCTTGGATTGGCTTGTTACAATGTATGAGAAAAGACTCAATGGGATTCTAGCTGACGAAATGGGGCTTGGAAAGACGATTATGACAATCGCTCTGCTTGCACACCTGGCGTGTGAAAAGGGAATATGGGGTCCTCATCTCATTGTTGTCCCCACAAGTGTCATGCTTAATTGGGAGACTGAGTTTCTGAAATGGTGTCctgcttttaaaattttaacatattttggAAGTGCAAAAGAGCGCAAATATAAGAGGCAGGGCTGGTTGAAACCTAACTCGTTTCATGTGTGCATAACAACTTACAGATTGGTTATTCAAGATTCAAAAGTTTTCAAGCGCAAGAAGTGGAAATACTTGATTTTGGATGAAGCTCATCTGATTAAAAATTGGAAGTCACAAAGATGGCAGACTCTTTTGAACTTCAATTCAAAACGGCGTATATTATTAACTGGGACACCGTTGCAGAATGATCTCATGGAACTTTGGTCTCTAATGCATTTTTTGATGCCCCATATCTTTCAATCTCATCAGGAGTTCAAGGACTGGTTCAGTAATCCAATATCAGGAATGGTTGAGGGACAAGAGAAAGTAAATAAAGAAGTTGTGGATCGTCTTCATAATGTTCTCCGTCCATTCATACTCCGTCGCTTGAAGCGAGATGTGGAGAAGCAGCTCCCTATGAAACACGAACATGTCATTTACTGTAGACTGTCAAAGAGGCAGCGTAACTTGTATGAAGACTTCATTGCGAGCTCGGAAACACAAGCTACTCTTGCAAGTGCCAACTTTTTTGGGATGATTAGTGTTATCATGCAACTTCGCAAAGTTTGCAATCATCCAGACTTATTTGAGGGTCGTCCAATTGTTAGTTCATTTGATATGAGTGGTCTTGACATCCAATTGAGTACCTCTGTTTGTTCAATGCCTTCTCCATGCCCATTTTATAATGTAGACCTTAAGGGTTTGGGATTTTTATTTACTCATCTTGACTTTAACTTGAATTCTTGGGAGAGTGATGAAGTGAAAGCCATTGCTACCCCCTCAAGTTTAATCAAGGAGTGCACTGACTTGTGTAACCTAGAAGAAATCGGACCTGGATATAGACATCGAAAAAGGTTGCATGGAACTAATATTTTTGAAGACATCCGTAAGGCAATCATAGAGGAGAGACTAAGAGAAGCAAAGGAACGGGCGTCAGCTATTGCATGGTGGAATTCCTTGAGGTGTGAGAAAAAACCCATGTTCTCTACAACACTAAGGGAAATTTTGACAGTGAAGCATCCTGTTTATGATATTCATCTTCAGAAGGCCAACCCTTTGTCCTACATGTACTCCTCGAAGCTTGCTGACATTGTCCTCTCACCAGTGGAGCGATTCCAGAGAATGTTGGACCTTGTTGAAAGTTTCATGTTTGCAATACCTGCTGCACGGGCCCCACCACCTGTTTGCTGGTGCAGTAAATCTGTGACTTCTGTGTTTCTGCACCCAACTTATAAGCAGAAATGTTCTGAAATGTTGTCACCCCTTCTATCACCTATCAGACCTGCAATTGTCCGGAGGCAAGTATATTTCCCAGACAGGCGACTTATACAGTTCGACTGTGGGAAATTGCAGGAGCTTGCAATATTGCTCAGGAAATTAAAATCAGAAGGTCATCGAGCGTTAATATTCACCCAGATGACAAAGATGCTTGATCTCTTGGAGGCTTTCATTAATTTGTATGGTTATACTTACATGCGTTTAGATGGATCAACTCAGCCAGAGGAAAGGCAGACCTTAATGCAACGCTTTAACACAAATCCAAAGTTTTTTCTCTTCATCTTGTCAACTCGGAGTGGGGGTGTTGGTATCAACCTAGTTGGGGCAGATACAGTTATCTTTTATGATAGTGACTGGAATCCTGCTATGGATCAGCAAGCTCAGGATCGATGCCACCGGATAGGACAGACACGTGAAGTTCATATTTATCGGCTAATCAGTGAGAGCACCATTGAAGAGAATATTTTAAAGAAAGCTAATCAGAAGCGTGCCCTTGATGATCTAGTTATACAGAGTGGAGGCTACAACACAGAATTCTTCAAAAAGCTTGATCCCATGGAACTGTTCTCAGGTCATAGAGCACTTCCAATCAAGAATTTGCAGAAGGAAAAGATTAACAACAATGGAAATGAGGTTTCTGTGTCGAATGCAGATGTGGAGGCTGCTTTGAAATTTGCAGAAGATGAAGCAGACTACATGGCATTAAAGAAACTTGAACAGGAAGAAGCTGTGGAGAACCAAGAGTTTACAGAAGAAGCCATTGGGAGGATGGAAGAGGATGAGTATGTAAATGAGGACGATCTGAAGGTTGATGAGCCTGTAGATCAGGGTGGCTGGATCACAACTGCAAATAAAGAAACTCGGGTGATTTTGGCTGGGAATAATCCTAATGAAGAGAGAGCTCCAGCTATTGCCAGCAAAGAAGATGATGTTGACATGCTGGCTGATGTCAAACAAATGGCTGCAGCAGCAGCTGCTGCTGGACAAGAAATCTCATCCTTTGAGAATCAGCTACGTCCAATAGATCGATATGCAATTCGTTTTCTGGAATTGTGGGATCCCATTATAGACAAGGCAGCAGTGGAATCTCAAGCTAGGTTTGAGGAGACAGAATGGGAACTGGACCGCATCGAGAGGTATAAGGAGGAAATGGAAGCTGAGATTGACGAAGATGAGGAACCCCTTGTATATGAGA GATGGGATGCAGATTTTGCAACTGAGGCATATCGGCAGCAAGTTGAGGCCTTAGCTCAACACCAG TTGATGGAGGAGCTGGAATGTGAAGCTAAGGAGAAGGAGGATGCAGAAGATGACAAATGTGATTCAATGAA CAGGAATGAAAAGCAAAGTGATCCGAAACCCAAGTCTAAAAAGAAGCCAAAGAAAGCCAAGTACAAATCTCTGAAGAAAGGATCTTTAGCTTCTGAATTGAAACCTGCAAAAGAAGAGCTAGCAACAGACCGAATGTCAATAGATGATGAGAATATTTCTCATGAGGTGGTCACCTCATCCGAAAATTTTTCAAGTGTGCAGAAAAAACGTAAGAAGGCTGAAACTACACTGGATTATGAACAAGGAAAAACCTCGAAAAAGAAGTCTAAGAAACTCAAGAAGACTCCCCCTGAAATATGTCCATTAGATTTAGATTCCAACCTGTCAGGCATGCAGCATGATGAACCTATGGATCCAAAACCATGTGAAAGTGTGGTTGATGTCGAGCAAAAATCAACAAGCCGGAGCAGGATGGGAGGGAAAGTATCCATTACTACCATGCCTGTAAAGAGGGTTTTAATGATAAAACCAGAGAAATTAAAGAAGGCAAACATTTGGTCAAGAGATTGTGTTCCATCTCCTGATTCTTGGTTGCCGCAGGAAGACGCAATATTATGTGCTATGGTTCATGAATATGGCCCTCAGTGGAGCTTGGTTAGTGAAACTCTGTATGGGATGACTGCTGGTGGATTTTATCGGGGAAGATATCGCCATCCTGTCCATTGTTGTGAGAGATTTAGAGAACTCATCCAGAGATATGTCTTGGCTGCACCTGACAATCCTAGTAATGAAAAGGTCAGCAATGCAGGCTCTGGAAAGGCTCTTCTCAAAGTAACAGAG GATAACATACGCTTGCTTTTAGATGTTGCTGCTGAGCAGCCAGACAGAGAGTTACTCCTTCAGAAGCACTTTACTGCCCTCCTTTCTTCTGTCTGGAAGGTGAAGTCACGTGTTGACCTTACTCCAAGTCGTTCATCATCCCAAAATGGTCTCTATAGGTCTCTTACTTGGAAATCCATGCAAGAACCTCCAGAAAAGCTGAAATTTACTAATTTAGGAGAGAGTAGCAGGATGTTAAAACGTGCACTCTTAGATGTCTCTCTATCGGAAGACACAGTCTCCCCCTCCAATTTAGGGCGTGAAACGTCATCAGTTACTGAACAATTGGTGATAAATCTAGAATTCCCGAAAGAACTGGAAGACTCCATGGTTCCTTTGCCCTCTTCTATAAGTTTATCAATATCTGGGGCAGACCCTCCACCATCTGTAAGCAAGGCTAGTGGAGAAGATCATCATTTTAAAGCTTCCCAAAATGTGGCTGAGAACCGTTTCAG GGCTGCTGCAAGAGCTTGTGTTGAAGATAGTGTGGGATGGGTATCCTCTGTATTCCCAACCAATGATGTTAGGAATAGATCAGTATCCAAGTTACCATCTTTGGGAAAGCACAAACTCTCCATCTCTGACTCAATGAAGCCTTCTAAATCAAGGTTCAAAAGAAGTTCAATGGAGCATACCGAGATGCCCCACCTTATTGCTGAGCCAGTATTGGAACCATTACCAGCAGCTGCACCGAAGGATCCTGATTTAAGCTTTGACCTGACTCAACCTATCATACCGGATGTTGGAATTGATGTTGTGGGAAGTAATTTAACTGATGGCACAGATATGGAGCATTCTATGGAAATGGAGAGTTATGAAGAAGTCCCACATTGCTATGTTCCTGACTTAATATCTGGCCTCGATGATTGTCCATTGTTGCCTGAATTCACTGACATTGGGTAG